GGCCACGGCCCGCGCGTTCTTCAGGTGCTCGTCCAGCCGCTGCGGCAGTGTCTCAACGCCCTGGAGCAGCTGGAACGCCGACTGCGCCGAGAGGGCCGGGCCGATGTCGCGCAGCTGCTCGCTGCGCAGCTTGGTGAGGAAGCCATACTCACCGAAGTTGCCCCACCAGGAGACGTTGCCGTAGGAAGCCACGGGCTCGGTCATGGTGGGGAACTTGCCGTTGCCCCAGTTGAACCGGCCGCTTTCCACCACCACGCCACCGAGTGTGGTGCCGTGGCCGCCCAGGAACTTCGTGGCGGAGTGGATCACGATGTCCGCCCCGTGCTCGATGGGCCGCACCAGGTACGGCGTGCTCAAGGTGGCGTCGACGACCAAGGGGATGCCGGCGTCGTGCGCCACCTTTGCCAGCCCCGCCAGGTCCTGGACCTCCGACGACGGGTTGGCCACCACCTCCACGAAGATGGCCTTGGTGTTGTCCCGGACCGCCGCGGCGTAGTCGGCAGGGTCGGTTCCGGGCACGAAGGTGGTGTCCACGCCGAACCGGCGCAGGGTCACGTCCAGCTGGGTCACCGTGCCGCCGTACAGCTGGGAGGCTGCCACGATGTGGTCGCCTGCCTGCGTCAGGGCGGCGAAGGTGATGAACTCCGCTGCCATGCCCGACGCCGTCGCGACCGCTCCGATGCCGCCCTCGAGGGACGCGATGCGCTCCTCGAACGCCGCGACAGTGGGGTTGCCGATGCGGGAGTAGATGTTGCCGTACTTCTGCAGTGCGAACAGGTTGGCGGCGTCGTTGGTGTCTTTGAAGACGAAGGACGTGGTCTGGTAGATGGGAACGGCACGGGCGCCGTGTTCGGCGTCAGGGGTGCCGCCGGCGTGCAGGGCGCGGGTGCGGAAACCGAAAGTACGCTCAGCCATCAGACACCCACTGCCTGGGCGGCGGGAGTGGTTGAGAGGTCGAGCTCTGTGCCGTGCTTCCGGGCCAGGTCCGCCTCAAGCTCCCGGACGATCGGCAGGATGTCCCGGCCGAATGCGGCCACCTCCTCCTGGAAGTGCAGGTAGCAGGTGAGGAACAGGTTCACGCCGATCTTCTTGTATTCGACGATCCGTTCGGCGATCTGCTCCGGGGTGCCGATCAGCTGGGTCTTGAAGCCGTCGTTGTACTGGATCAGGTCCTCGAACGTGGAATCCGCCCACATGCCCTTGCCGTCCTTGGTGGCGGCACCGGCCTCCTGCACCGCGTCCCGGAACCCCTGGACGGCGGGCTTGTGCGCCTTTTCCACGATCTCGCGCAGGGTGTCCCGGGCCTCCTTCTCCGAGTCGCGCGCAATGACGAAGCCGTTCAGCCCGAAACGGGGAGCGGCCAACTGGCCGGCAGTGCCGCGGCGGGCCTCGCCGGCAGAGGCGACGACCCCGGCGATGTTGTCCTTGAAACCCTCAAGGTCCTTGCCGTTGGAGAAATACCAGTCCGCCACGCGGCCCGCGGTGGCCTGGGCCGCCGTCGAGTTTCCACCGAAGAAGATCTCGGGGTGGGCGCGGCCGGGGACGTCCACCGGGGCGGGGTTCAGGGTGAAATCGGTGATGTTGTAGTACTTGCCGGACTGGCTGTAGTCCTTTTCGGTCCACAGGCCGCGCAGGACGTTGATGAATTCCTCCGTGCGGACATAGCGCTCGTCGTGCTCCAGCCACTCCAGGCCGAAGTTGGTGAACTCGCTCTTCAGCCAGCCGGAGACGATGTTCACGGCAGCGCGGCCATTGGAGACGTGGTCCGCGGTGATGATGTACTTTGCCAGCACGCCCGGGTGCCACATCCCGGGGTGAACAGCGGCAATCACCTTGAGGCGCTCCGTGGCGGCCAACAGGGCCAGGCTGAACGACGTCGCCTCGTGCTGCTTGTCCGCGCCGTAGGAGGCGGCGTAGCGCGTCTGCGTCAGGGCATATTCGAAGCCGGACTCCTCGGCGATGCGCGCCAGTTTTTTGTTGTAGTCGAAGTCCCAGCCGGTGCGCTGTTCGATGGTGGATACCACCAGGCCGCCGGAGACGTTGGGCACCCAGTAGGCGAACTTGAGCGGTTCGGAGAGTCGTGCGACGTTGCTGATCTCGGTCATGAATTTTCCTTCGGTAGGGCCCGCTGGCGCAGGACGTCCTGGATACCGGCGATGGCCGGTTCGTTCTGGAGGGAGGTTGTGTCGCCCAGCGCAGTTCCCTCGAACAGCTGGGTGAGCAGCCGGCGCATGATCTTGCCGCTGCGGGTCTTGGGGACATCGGGAACCACGACGACGTCGCGTGGCTTGGCGATGGGGCCGATCTCCTTGGCCACGTGATTCCGGAGTTCGTCGATACAGTCGGCCGGGGACCCGGCCTTCAGCACGACGAAGGCAACCACCGCATGGCCGGTCTTCGGGTCCGCCACGGGGCAGACCCCGGCCTCCACTACGTTGGGGTGCGACACCAGCGCGGACTCGATCTCGATGGTGGAGAGCAGGTGGCCGGAGACGTTCAGGGTGTCATCAACGCGGCCCAGGATCCAGATGTCGCCGTCGGCATCGTACTTGGCGCCGTCGCCGGCGAGGAACCAGCCCTGGTCCGCGTACTTGCTCCAGTAGGAGTCGAAGTAGCGGCGCGGGTTGCCCCAGACGGTACGGGCGATGGCGGGCCCGGGGGAGTCAACCACGATGTATCCCTGGACGCCCGGCGCAACTGTTGTGCCGGCGTCGTCCACGATCCTGGTGCTGACTCCCGGCAGGGGACGCGCCGCGCAGCCGGGCTTGAAGCTGCTGTCCGTCGGCGCGGGGGAGAGGATGGTGGCGCCGGTTTCGGACTGCCACCACGTGTCCACCACCGGTGCGGTGCCGGCGCCCACGTTGTCCCGCAGCCAGCGCCAGGCCTCCGGGTTGACCGCTTCTCCCACAGTCCCCAGCAGGCGGATGGAGGACAGGTCATAGGTGTCGGGTACGCCGTCCGGGAACCAGCCCATGAGGGACCGGACCAGGGTGGGCGCCGTGTAGTACTGCGTCACGCCGTAGCGTTCGATGACCTCAAAATGCCGGCCCGGATGCGGAGTGTTGGGCGTGCCCTCGAAAATCACCTGGGTGACCCCGTTGGACAGCGGGCCATAGATCTCGTAGGTGTGCGCCGTGACCCAGGCGAGGTCCGCGGTGCACCAGTGCACGTCCTGGTCGCGCAGGGCCGGATCCGGGTTGCTGAACAGGTGCTCGAAGCTCCAGGACGCCTGCGTCAGGTAGCCGCCGGAGGTATGCACCAGCCCCTTGGGCTTTCCGGTGGTCCCGGACGTGTACATGATGAACAGCGGCGTCTCGGCGTCGAACGCCTCCGGCTCGTGGACGTCAGAGGCGCTTCCGACGACGTCATGCCACCACACGTCGCGGCCTGCGGTCATGGGGACGGCAGCCAGGTTGTTGGCAGGGGTGGTGCGGTTGACCACCAGGACGTGCTCGATGGCATTGTCCCCGGCGACGGCGGCGTCCGCGTTGTCCTTCACGGGAACCGCCACGCCGCGGCGGAACTGGCCGTCGGTCGTGACCAGGAGCTTGGCGCCGGTGTCCTCCACCCGGAACTTCAGCGCTTCCGCGGAGAACCCGCCGAACACCAGGGAATGGATGGCACCGATGCGGGCCACGGCCAGCGTGATAATGACCGTCTCGGGGATGACCGGGAGGTGCATGACTACGCGGTCGCCCTTGGTGATGCCCAGGGCCAGGAGCGCATTGGCCGCCTTGGCCACCTCGCGCTGGAGTTCGGCGTACGTGATGGACCTGCGGTCGCCCGGCTCGCCTTCGAAGTGGAGGGCCACCTTGGCGCCGCGGCCGGCCGCGACGTGGCGGTCCACGCAGTTGGCGGCCACGTTGAGCTTTCCGCCTTCAAACCAGGTGATGCCCGGCCCGCGGCCCGCTTCACGGTCCGCCGGATTCCAGCGGTGCGCCGTGTGCCACGGGGTGTCCCAGTCCAGGCGCAGCGCCTGCTGCTCCCAGAAGGCAACGTTGTCCGGGTGCACCCCCGCGTTCAGGTCCATCGTCTCGGTGGTGCTCACGCCCATCGTTTCACCGCCCATTTTTCAGCCAGGCCCAGCAGGGCATCGGTAATTTTTCCAATAACGGCCAGCATCACGATGGCCAGGAGCAGACGGTCGGTACGGCCGTTGTTCTGCGAATCGATCAACAGGAAGCCCAGGCCCATGGAGGAGGCGATCAGCTCAGCGGCCACCAGGAACAGCCAGGCCTGGGCGAGTGCCAGGCGGAGGCCGGAGAACACAGCGGGGACCACCGCGGGAAGCTGCACGGTGGTCAGCAGCCGCACACCCTTCAGGCCGAAAGCGCGGGCGGCTTCCACCAGGTTCCGGTCCACGTGGCGCAGCGCCAGGGACACGGTGGTGAATACCGGGAAGAACGCGCCGATGATGATGAGGGTGACCTTGGAGTCCTCGCCGATCTTCATCCACAGGATCAGCAGCGGCACCCAGGCGAGCGACGGCACCGCGCGCAGTGCGCCGATGGTGGGTGCCAGCAGGGCGTCGGCCAGTTTGGACAGGCCCACTGTGGCGCCCAGGACCAGACCCAGGACCGCTCCCACCAGGAACCCGATGAGGACCCGCTGGGTGGAGATGGCGATGTGGGTGCCCAGCTCGCCGCGTTCCACGAGCTCGCCGGCAGCAGCCAGCACCATGGCGGGCGGTGGCAGCTGGACCACGGTGAACATACCGTTCGTGGAGGCCACCTGCCATGCTGCCAGCAGCGCAACGGGAATGATGAGGCCAAGGGGCAGACGCGCCCAGTTCCTGGAACGGACTCCGGCGGGAGACCATCCCGGTGCCGGAGCGGATGCCGTAGCGGCGCCCGTCTGGGCGGCGTCTGCCGCGGTTGCGGCGGCGGCTGCAGCACGCCCGTCCGCAACACTGCCGCTGGTGGTCTTCGGCTCTCCTGGGTAGCTCATCAGGAGGCCTTGATGGCTGACGGATCAGCCTTCTTCACCAGCGAGTCGTCGAGAAGGGAGCCCACGGCGTCGTCAATCTGCTTCTGCGTTTTGACGTCACCTGTTTCCACAAAGGTGGGGCCGATCTTCTCCAATACTTTGCGCTGCGCGTCACCAGGCACCGGGTCCACGTCCAGGTTGCTTCGCTCCAGGACCACGGTCTTGGCCACGGCGAGGTCCAGTCCGGCTACGTCGGCCAGGATCTGGGCGGTCTGGTCCGGGTTCTGCGCCGCCCAGGCGCGCGCCTTTTCATAGGCGTTCACCACGGCCTGGGCCAGCTCAGGTTTGTTCTTGAGGAACGATTCGGTGGCGTTCAGGAAGCCGTAGGTGTTGAAGTCCAGGTTGCGGTAGAACAGCTTGGCACCCTTCTGCTCCGCCCCGGCCATGATGGGGTCCAGCCCGGACCAGGCCTGGACCGAGCCGTTTTCCAGGGCGGTGCGGCCGTCCGCGTGCTGCAGGTTCTGGACGGTCACGTCACCGGGCTTGAGGCCGGCCTGCTCGAGTGCCTGGAGCAGGAAGAAATAGGGGTCGGTGCCCTTGGTGGCGGCCACGGACTTGCCCTTGAGGTCGGCCACGGAGGTGATGTCCGAGCCGGCGGGTGCCACCAGGGCCGCCCACTCGGGCTGGGAATAGATGTCGATGGTCTTGATTTCCGAGCCGTTGGCCCGGGCCAGCAGCGCTGCGGATCCGGCGGTGGAACCCACGTCGATGGCGCCGGAGCGGAGGGCTTCGTTGGCTTTGTTGGAGCCCGCGGACTGCACCCAGTTCACGGTGACGCCCTGGTCCTTGAGGCTGGCCTCGAGCCAGCCCTGCTTCTTGATGACCAGGCTCAGCGGGTTGTAGGTGGCGAAGTCGATGTTGAGCGTTCCGCCCTTGCTGCTGCCGGCCGCCGCCGCGCTGCCGGAGGAGCCTTCCCCGGCGACGCAGCCGGTGAGTGCCAGGACCGCGGAGGCAGCAAGGGCTGCTGCGCCAAGGACTGAACGGCGGGTGATGGGCAATGCGTGCG
This region of Arthrobacter sp. DNA4 genomic DNA includes:
- a CDS encoding O-acetylhomoserine aminocarboxypropyltransferase/cysteine synthase family protein gives rise to the protein MAERTFGFRTRALHAGGTPDAEHGARAVPIYQTTSFVFKDTNDAANLFALQKYGNIYSRIGNPTVAAFEERIASLEGGIGAVATASGMAAEFITFAALTQAGDHIVAASQLYGGTVTQLDVTLRRFGVDTTFVPGTDPADYAAAVRDNTKAIFVEVVANPSSEVQDLAGLAKVAHDAGIPLVVDATLSTPYLVRPIEHGADIVIHSATKFLGGHGTTLGGVVVESGRFNWGNGKFPTMTEPVASYGNVSWWGNFGEYGFLTKLRSEQLRDIGPALSAQSAFQLLQGVETLPQRLDEHLKNARAVAEWLENDDRVAYVNYSGLPSHPHYDRARKYLPLGPGSVFSFGVKGGRAAGQKFIESLQLASHLANVGDSRTLVIHPGSTTHQQLSAAQLESAGVPEDLVRISVGLEDIEDILWDLDQALTEASNAAAQDAAVLEEPADACTIGANA
- the sfnG gene encoding dimethylsulfone monooxygenase SfnG, translated to MTEISNVARLSEPLKFAYWVPNVSGGLVVSTIEQRTGWDFDYNKKLARIAEESGFEYALTQTRYAASYGADKQHEATSFSLALLAATERLKVIAAVHPGMWHPGVLAKYIITADHVSNGRAAVNIVSGWLKSEFTNFGLEWLEHDERYVRTEEFINVLRGLWTEKDYSQSGKYYNITDFTLNPAPVDVPGRAHPEIFFGGNSTAAQATAGRVADWYFSNGKDLEGFKDNIAGVVASAGEARRGTAGQLAAPRFGLNGFVIARDSEKEARDTLREIVEKAHKPAVQGFRDAVQEAGAATKDGKGMWADSTFEDLIQYNDGFKTQLIGTPEQIAERIVEYKKIGVNLFLTCYLHFQEEVAAFGRDILPIVRELEADLARKHGTELDLSTTPAAQAVGV
- the acs gene encoding acetate--CoA ligase, with translation MDLNAGVHPDNVAFWEQQALRLDWDTPWHTAHRWNPADREAGRGPGITWFEGGKLNVAANCVDRHVAAGRGAKVALHFEGEPGDRRSITYAELQREVAKAANALLALGITKGDRVVMHLPVIPETVIITLAVARIGAIHSLVFGGFSAEALKFRVEDTGAKLLVTTDGQFRRGVAVPVKDNADAAVAGDNAIEHVLVVNRTTPANNLAAVPMTAGRDVWWHDVVGSASDVHEPEAFDAETPLFIMYTSGTTGKPKGLVHTSGGYLTQASWSFEHLFSNPDPALRDQDVHWCTADLAWVTAHTYEIYGPLSNGVTQVIFEGTPNTPHPGRHFEVIERYGVTQYYTAPTLVRSLMGWFPDGVPDTYDLSSIRLLGTVGEAVNPEAWRWLRDNVGAGTAPVVDTWWQSETGATILSPAPTDSSFKPGCAARPLPGVSTRIVDDAGTTVAPGVQGYIVVDSPGPAIARTVWGNPRRYFDSYWSKYADQGWFLAGDGAKYDADGDIWILGRVDDTLNVSGHLLSTIEIESALVSHPNVVEAGVCPVADPKTGHAVVAFVVLKAGSPADCIDELRNHVAKEIGPIAKPRDVVVVPDVPKTRSGKIMRRLLTQLFEGTALGDTTSLQNEPAIAGIQDVLRQRALPKENS
- a CDS encoding ABC transporter permease, with the translated sequence MSYPGEPKTTSGSVADGRAAAAAATAADAAQTGAATASAPAPGWSPAGVRSRNWARLPLGLIIPVALLAAWQVASTNGMFTVVQLPPPAMVLAAAGELVERGELGTHIAISTQRVLIGFLVGAVLGLVLGATVGLSKLADALLAPTIGALRAVPSLAWVPLLILWMKIGEDSKVTLIIIGAFFPVFTTVSLALRHVDRNLVEAARAFGLKGVRLLTTVQLPAVVPAVFSGLRLALAQAWLFLVAAELIASSMGLGFLLIDSQNNGRTDRLLLAIVMLAVIGKITDALLGLAEKWAVKRWA
- a CDS encoding aliphatic sulfonate ABC transporter substrate-binding protein; translated protein: MPHALPITRRSVLGAAALAASAVLALTGCVAGEGSSGSAAAAGSSKGGTLNIDFATYNPLSLVIKKQGWLEASLKDQGVTVNWVQSAGSNKANEALRSGAIDVGSTAGSAALLARANGSEIKTIDIYSQPEWAALVAPAGSDITSVADLKGKSVAATKGTDPYFFLLQALEQAGLKPGDVTVQNLQHADGRTALENGSVQAWSGLDPIMAGAEQKGAKLFYRNLDFNTYGFLNATESFLKNKPELAQAVVNAYEKARAWAAQNPDQTAQILADVAGLDLAVAKTVVLERSNLDVDPVPGDAQRKVLEKIGPTFVETGDVKTQKQIDDAVGSLLDDSLVKKADPSAIKAS